The genomic DNA AATATTTATACAACCAGAATTTGATGAAAAACTAGGTATAAGTTTAAATATTACTCTTGAAAAAGTTAGAACAGAGATAGAAAAAGATTGTAATATAAAAGCATTATTTTTCCTTAATCCAACTTACTATGGAGTTTGTGCAGACCTTGAGAGTATTATAGAACTATGCCATAAAAATAATGTTTTAGTGTTAGTTGATGAAGCTCATGGTGCACATTTTCCATTTCATTTAGATTTACCTCCTTCTGCAATAAGTTTGGGAGCTGATATGGTAGCTGTAAGTATACATAAAACTGGAGGAGCATTGACACAATCTTCAGCACTCTTATTGAATAGAGATAATGTAAGTTTTGAAAAGGTTCTTCAATCAATCAATATGCTACAATCAACATCAGCATCTTATTTGCTTATGGCAAGTATAGATGGTGCTAGAGTTAATCTAGTTGAGAATGGTGAAAAGCAACTGTCAAAAGCATTAAATCTATCTAGGTATGCAAAATCTAAATTAAACAAAATTGATGGAATAAAAGTTTTATCTACAGAAATATTGAAACAAAAAGGTGTTAAATTTATAGATGAAACAAAATTGTGTATAAATGTAAAAGAATTAAATTTGACTGGATTTGAAGTATACGATTTATTATATAAAAATTTTTCAATTCAAGTAGAATTGGGAGATTCATATAATATACTGGCACTTGTGTCCATTGGAACAAATAAATCAGATATAGATAGATTAGTAAAGGCACTTTCTATAATTGCAAAGATTTATAGAAAAGAATCAACATTAAATGAATTTAATATGGTTCAAATAAATCCAATTATTAAACTTAATCCAAGAGAAGCTTTTTATGCACCAAAGGAAAGTGTAGAAATCAATTCATGTATAGATAGAATTTGTGGAGAATCAATAATGGCATATCCACCAGGTATACCGATTATTGCTCCAGGAGAATTGATAACAGAAGAAATTATGGAGTATATTATTTTCTTAAAAAATAGCAATGCGTATCTTACAGATGTACAAGATAAAAACTTAGATAGAATACTAGTAATAAAATAAATTACTTTATTTTGCAAGGGCAAGTATTTGTTAAGTAGAGTTTATCAAATAGAACTTATTAAAAGTATAAAGGAGTTGGGGTTGAAATGAAATTTGAAACACTAGGAAGACATATACTAGTAGAATACTATAATTGTGATGAAAACGTACTTAAAGACCCACGTCTTATAGAAAATTTTATGAATGATTCAGCATTAAATGCAAAAGCGACAATTGTGGATTCTGTATTCCACCATTTTAATCCTTGGGGGGTTTCAGGAGCTGTTATAATTGCTGAATCTCATTTGACAATACATACATGGCCTGAATATGGTTATGCAGCAGCAGATTTTTTTACTTGTGGTGATATAGACCCATGGAAAAGTTTTGAATTATTAGAGCAACTTTTAAAGTCTGAAAGAAGCGAGTCTACAGAAATTCCAAGAGGCTTAACTACAAAAATTAAAAAATATTCAAAAAAAGATTTAGGTAAGATTACTCATAAACCAGAAGCAGTATAAAACATACAAGAGAAAGTGAGGATTATTATATGGAACTTTGGTATACAGAAGAATGGACAGAAAATGTAAGATTTTCTATAAAAGTAAATAAACATCTATTTGAAGGAAAGTCTCAATTTCAAAGGATAGATGTATTTGATAGTGATGAATTTGGAAAATTTCTAACAATAGATGGATTAATGATGGTAACATATAAAGATGAATTTATATACCATGAGATGATAACTCATGTTCCTATGGCTACAAATTTAAACATAAAGAAAGTATTAGTCATAGGTGGAGGTGATGGAGGTACAGTAAGAGAATTAAGCCGTTATCCTCAAATAGAAAAGATTGACATGGTTGAAATAGATAAAATGGTTGTAGATGTATCTAAGGAGTATATGGATATATGCTCATGTAAATTAGATGATAAAAGAGTGAGTTTATATTTTGAAGATGGTGTTAATTTTGTTAAGTGTGCACATGATAAATCATATGACCTGATAATAGTAGATTCAACTGACCCAATAGGACCAGGCGAAGGGCTTTTCTCAACTGATTTTTATAAGGATTGTTATAGAATACTGACTGATGATGGAATTTTAGTAAATCAAAGTGAAAGTCCGTATTTTGACTTTAATGCTAAAGAGATGAAAAGAGCTAATAAAAAATTAAAACAGATATTTCCAATATCAGAAGTTTATCAAGCACATATACCAACATATCCATCTGGTCACTGGTTGTTTGGATTTGCTTCAAAAAAACTTAATCCAGTAAAAAATCAAGATAGAAATGGATGGGAGAAATTAAGTTTAAAAACTAAATATTATAATAGTGATATACATTTAGGTTCGTTTATGTTACCTCAATACGTGAAGGAGATGCTAGATGAAGAATAATTTCTATCATATGAACACTTTTATGAGTATGGACAAAAATTATGAAGAATCTAATCTTATAGTATTTGGTGTTGGATTTGATGGAACTACTTCTAACAGACCTGGGGCTAGATTTGCAAGTAGCTCTATGAGAAAAGAATTTTACGGTCTTGAGACATATAGTCCTTTTTTAGATTTGGATTTAGAGGATTATAATATATGTGATTATGGAGATTTAGAAATTAGTGTTGGAAGTACAGAACAAGTCTTAAAAGAAATCTATCAAGAGACATATAAGATTGTTAGAGATTCAAAGGTACCCTTTATGATTGGAGGAGAGCATTTAGTTACATTACCAGCCTTTAAAGCAGTACATGAAAAGTACAATGATATATATGTAATTCATTTTGATGCCCATACTGATTTGAGGGAAGAATATAATAATAGTAAAAATTCTCATGCAACAGTAATTAAAAGAATATGGGATATTGTAGGTGATAATAAAATATTTCAATTTGGTATAAGGTCTGGGACAAAAGAAGAATTTAAATTTGCTACAGAAGAAAAACACACATACATGGAAATAGGAGGAATAGATACGTTTGAAAATATAGTTAATATGCTAAATGGAAAGAATATTTATCTAACTATAGATTTAGATGTATTGGATGCATCTGTGTTTCCAGGAACAGGTACACCAGAACCTGGTGGTGTAAATTATAGAGAGTTTCAAGAGATTTTTAAGATTATAAAAAACTCTAATATAAATATAGTTGGTTGTGACATTGTAGAGTTAAGCCCTGATTACGATACAACAGGTGTATCGACAGTTATAGCTTGTAAAATCTTAAGAGAGTTATGCTTAATAATATCTGATAAAATTAAATAGAGTATTTTATATAAATAGTATATATTATAATATAAGAAGTTATTTTAAAAAAGTTAGTTTAAGTTTGACGCTTTTCTAAAGTAACTTCTTATTTTTGTAATTAAAAATAAATATAATAAACAACAAAAAAGAGCCCTCGATAGCTCCTTTTCTAAAATATATATATTTAAATTAAATAATTATATTCTATTTACGTTTTCAGCTTGAGGTCCTCTATTACCTTGAGTTATATCAAAGCTAACCTTTTCGCCTTCTTCTAAAGTTTTGTATCCATCATTTTGTATAGCTGAGAAATGTACGAAAACATCATCTTCTCCCTCTACAGATATGAACCCAAATCCTTTTTCATTGTTAAACCATTTTACTATTCCGTTTTTCATTATAAGAAAACCTCCGCATTATTAAAAAATACAAACTAAAAAAATAAGTCTGTTCTATTAATATAACATAAATTTTAAATAAAAGCAAATAAAATTTTTAAAAAAATTAATTACTTTTAGAATTTAATAAAAATTGTTAAATTATACAGTGATAAGTATTGTAAAATTTGACGAAAATGTAAATGTAGATAATAAATTTAATATCAAAAAATGTAACAAAAAGGTATGT from Clostridioides difficile ATCC 9689 = DSM 1296 includes the following:
- a CDS encoding aminotransferase class I/II-fold pyridoxal phosphate-dependent enzyme, with the protein product MDSEFANVVELSYECAPLLESLKEYSEKDIACFDVPGHVKNRGVAILNKYLGESLMKMDINSSPTMDNVSAPNGIIKNAQDLLAQAYMADEAFFITNGTTQAIHAMILSVIKPGEKVLLPRNIHKSVINALILCGGIPIFIQPEFDEKLGISLNITLEKVRTEIEKDCNIKALFFLNPTYYGVCADLESIIELCHKNNVLVLVDEAHGAHFPFHLDLPPSAISLGADMVAVSIHKTGGALTQSSALLLNRDNVSFEKVLQSINMLQSTSASYLLMASIDGARVNLVENGEKQLSKALNLSRYAKSKLNKIDGIKVLSTEILKQKGVKFIDETKLCINVKELNLTGFEVYDLLYKNFSIQVELGDSYNILALVSIGTNKSDIDRLVKALSIIAKIYRKESTLNEFNMVQINPIIKLNPREAFYAPKESVEINSCIDRICGESIMAYPPGIPIIAPGELITEEIMEYIIFLKNSNAYLTDVQDKNLDRILVIK
- the speD gene encoding adenosylmethionine decarboxylase; protein product: MKFETLGRHILVEYYNCDENVLKDPRLIENFMNDSALNAKATIVDSVFHHFNPWGVSGAVIIAESHLTIHTWPEYGYAAADFFTCGDIDPWKSFELLEQLLKSERSESTEIPRGLTTKIKKYSKKDLGKITHKPEAV
- the speE gene encoding polyamine aminopropyltransferase; the encoded protein is MELWYTEEWTENVRFSIKVNKHLFEGKSQFQRIDVFDSDEFGKFLTIDGLMMVTYKDEFIYHEMITHVPMATNLNIKKVLVIGGGDGGTVRELSRYPQIEKIDMVEIDKMVVDVSKEYMDICSCKLDDKRVSLYFEDGVNFVKCAHDKSYDLIIVDSTDPIGPGEGLFSTDFYKDCYRILTDDGILVNQSESPYFDFNAKEMKRANKKLKQIFPISEVYQAHIPTYPSGHWLFGFASKKLNPVKNQDRNGWEKLSLKTKYYNSDIHLGSFMLPQYVKEMLDEE
- the speB gene encoding agmatinase — its product is MKNNFYHMNTFMSMDKNYEESNLIVFGVGFDGTTSNRPGARFASSSMRKEFYGLETYSPFLDLDLEDYNICDYGDLEISVGSTEQVLKEIYQETYKIVRDSKVPFMIGGEHLVTLPAFKAVHEKYNDIYVIHFDAHTDLREEYNNSKNSHATVIKRIWDIVGDNKIFQFGIRSGTKEEFKFATEEKHTYMEIGGIDTFENIVNMLNGKNIYLTIDLDVLDASVFPGTGTPEPGGVNYREFQEIFKIIKNSNINIVGCDIVELSPDYDTTGVSTVIACKILRELCLIISDKIK
- a CDS encoding cold-shock protein, yielding MKNGIVKWFNNEKGFGFISVEGEDDVFVHFSAIQNDGYKTLEEGEKVSFDITQGNRGPQAENVNRI